In Hevea brasiliensis isolate MT/VB/25A 57/8 chromosome 13, ASM3005281v1, whole genome shotgun sequence, a single genomic region encodes these proteins:
- the LOC110643148 gene encoding auxin-responsive protein SAUR72 — MKQLIRRLSRVADSSQYSLLRSDSQSRRCSASRSARRAESFRCLVKPARRAGGGKSVPEGHVPVYVGDEMERFVVSAELLNHPIFIELLNRSAQEYGYDQKGVLRIPCHVLVFEQIMEALRLGLESRDLEDLLGSLFTDDYL, encoded by the coding sequence ATGAAGCAGCTAATCCGCCGCCTCTCTCGAGTCGCCGACTCTTCCCAGTACAGCCTTCTGCGTTCCGATTCACAGTCCCGCAGATGCTCCGCTTCGAGGTCGGCGCGCAGAGCGGAGTCCTTTCGGTGTTTGGTGAAGCCGGCCCGGCGTGCCGGTGGAGGAAAGTCCGTGCCTGAGGGTCATGTGCCTGTGTACGTCGGAGACGAGATGGAGCGGTTTGTGGTGAGCGCAGAGCTGCTGAACCACCCGATCTTCATCGAGCTTCTTAACAGGTCTGCTCAGGAGTACGGCTACGATCAAAAAGGAGTGTTGAGGATTCCTTGTCACGTGCTGGTTTTTGAGCAAATCATGGAAGCGCTTCGACTCGGCCTTGAGTCACGTGACCTGGAAGACCTCCTGGGTTCATTATTCACCGATGACTACTTGTAA